Below is a window of Stygiolobus azoricus DNA.
CTTTTACCTTACGTTTTTTAAGGGAAATGATGTCAAGATTAATAATGTGGAATTAATAATCTCAGAACCTGAAGAAATTGTAAAGATATCAAAGACATTAAGCGTAATGGCAAGAATAAATATACTAAAACTTACAAGCGAGAAGCCGTTAGATATAACTGAATTAAGCGAAATACTGCACATGAGTAAGGGGAATATAAGTAATCATGTTGCTGAGCTAGAAAATGCCGGCCTTGTGGAAGTTAAATATGAAAACGGGGTTAAAGGAATAAGAAAAATCGTGAAACCTAAATACCAAAAAATAACTATAATTTTACTCGATGCCAGCACTAGCCTTGAGAAAACTAACGAAAACGGGTGAAGGTGCTAACGGTCTACTTCTGTATTCAGGATGCCCTTGTAGTCCGACGAAGAACTTATGATCCTTAAGCTCGATCATCTCCACCAGACCGTTTTCACTGATTCCCGAAATAACCATCCCGTTCTTTTGGAGTTCGTCTACATATTCAGGGTTGACTTCGTATCTATGCCTATGTCTTTCATAAGCGACTGTTGAACCGTAAATCTTGTTGGCTAACGACCCTTCCTTAATTATAACCTTCTGTAATCCTAATCTCATCGTTCCACCAACTTGCACCACTTTCTTTTGTTCATCTAGAAGAGTTATCACCGGATAAGGTGTTTTAGGATCGACCTCTGTAGTGTGAGCCCCCTTCAAACCCATTATATTCCTAGCGAACTCCACTACAGCTAATTGCATCCCATAGCATATTCCCAAAAACGGAATGTTATTCTCTCTTGCAACCCTTATAGCAGATATCTTACCTTCCACTCCCCTCGCTCCAAAGCCTGGCAATACTATTATACCGTTAACCTTCTTAAGTTTCTCCAGTTCTTGTGGATAACTTTCTAGATCGGTGGATTCTATCCATAATAATACAGGCTTTAACTTCAGTTTAGCCGCGGCGTGATATATTGCCTCCTTTATGCTTATGTAACTGTCTTTCAATTTCGTATACTTACCGACAAGAGCTATTGTGACCTCTCTCTTACCCTCTTTAAGGTCTGAGATGAACTTCTTCCAATCTTCCAGATTGGGCTGACTATCTTTAAGCTGAAGTTTCTCTAGAATTCTACTTGGTACTCCTTGATTCTCGAGTATTAGGGGTACTTCATACGTCATGGAAACATCGTAGTTAGAGAAAATATTTTCGGGTCTTACATTTGTAAATAGTGCGATCTTTTTCCTAGTTTCTTCGTCTAATGGTACTACAGACCTTGCAACTATAATATCTGGTTGTATTCCTATCCTGCGTAATTCTTGTACACTGTGCTGAAGTGGTTTCGTTTTGAGCTCCTCTGTGGCTCTCAAATATTCTACGAGAGCTACGTGTACAAATACTACGTTATGTTCAGCCTCCTCAATTTTCAACTGCCTAACTGCCTCAAGAAAAGGCAGACTCTCTATATCACCTACAGTACCTCCTATCTCTACTATTGCGACTTCCGCATTAGCCTTTTCAGCAGCTTTCCTTATCATCGATTTTATCTCGTCCGTAACGTGCGGGATTATCTGAACTGTCTGACCTAAGTATTTTCCCTCTCTTTCCTTTCTGATAACCTCGAAATAAACCTTGCCTGCAGTTATGTTGTTGTATTTGCTCATATTTATTCCGACAAACCTTTCATAATGCCCTAAATCTAGGTCAGTCTCTGCTCCATCATCAGTTACGAATACTTCACCGTGCATATATGGGTTCATAGTACCTGCATCTACATTCAGATATGGATCGACCTTTACTAACGTGACATTATATCCTCTGGCCTTTAGTAGAAGCCCTATAGAGGCTGACACCGTACCCTTACCAACGCTTGACAGAACGCCTCCGGTGACTATAATAAACTTCGTCAAACGGAAATCACAGCTAATATTCTACAAACACCAGTTTTAAAGCTCATTTGTCTTATTTCTAATGGGTAATCTATACGGGGAATAATATGGAATTACTTGAAAAACTAAAAAATTCTAGATTTTTACAAGTAGCATTAGATTTTTTAAAAATAGATGATGCCTTAAAAGTAGCATTAGATGCGATAAAAGGAGGGACAGATATATTAGAGTGTGGAACTCCACTACTAAAGGCTGAAGGTATTACTGCGCTTAAAAAACTTAATGAAATCGGTAAAGGGAAAATCGTTCTAGCGGATACTAAGACAGCAGATGCTGGTGATGTTGAAGCTGAAATAGCTAGGTTGGGAGGCGCAAAAATAATGACTGTCCTCGGAATTATGGATGATGCTACAATAGAGAGTGCAGTGAAGAAAGCTCATGAATACGGTATCTTAGTGCAAGCAGACTTAATAAACGTTAAGAACGTTAGGGACAGAGCTCAGGAACTCAAGAAACTAGGTGTGGATATAATAGGACTACACGTTGGTTTAGACGTACAAAAGAAAAGGGGCATTAGTGTTTCAGACCTTAAAAAAGAGATCAAAGAGGTATCGGAATTGGGAGTAGTAGTTTCAGTAGCTGGAGGCTTAAATAAGGATAGGATACAAGAGTTGCTTGACTTACCGATTAACATCTTTGTTGTAGGTGCAGCAATAACCAGAGCAAGCAATCCTTATAACGTGACATTAGATATAGTTAAGATAATAAGGCAGAAGTGATAGTATTAGAAGAGGAGAATTATATGTCTCAGCCTGGCGGTCAGACAAAGTCTAAGGACGTAAAGCTTGTGACGAAGCAAGTAATAACTCCTGACGTTCTTAAAGAAGACAAAAGAAAGATCAAACTATTATACATTATTAAGGTTTTAGGTGGTGCATCGGAGAAGGCTCTAGTTACTGCATTAAATGAAATGAAGGAGAAAGGGTTAGATTTAGGATATCAGTTCAACGTCATTGGCGGAAACATTTTCAGTCCTATGGTTAAAGAAGATATTACTTCTTTATTATACTTAGGATATGTAGAGAACGATCCAGTCAGCAAGAAGTTAAAAATTACCAATAATGGACTAGAGTTTCTAGACAATCAAACTATAGAGGAAGATTTCAAGAATAACCTTAACCAATTAATAAATGATATAAAACTTAAGGTTCAAGCGATAGATGAAGAAAATAGATTAAAGAATAGAAGAAATAATAGAAGATACTAAACCGAAATTCTACCTTATTTATTTTTTGTTTTTAATTCACCTTTGTTAAAGGATATTAAAATAATAGATAGATATTTCACATCGTCATAAAGCTTCCTCTTCTGCCAGTCTGCTGTTGGTTCTCGTCACTCAGTGGTCTGTTCCATATAAGTGGGTCTAGCTTTCCTTCTTTGCTTAACTTAATTACTAAGTCTCTAAACTCACTTGTATGCCTTATGTCCAGTTCGAGAAGCGTTTCTAAAAGCTTCCATGTAGTCTTCATTACATCCTCTAACATCTCCTTAGGCATATGCCTTATAATTTGCGGATCTTGTAACCATTGATCGAAGGCTTTTATAGTCCTCATTATATGTTGGAATGCTACTCTAGTGGCTAATATTAAGTCAAGTCTGTCAATATCACCTGACTCATATTTTTTCTCCATTTCTTTCACGGTATTCAATAAATTCTTTTGCATCTTAATCCATTCGTCAAGATTTGAGAGATATCCGTTTTCCAAACGGCTACACCAATATTACTTATGTTACTACAAATTAATAAGCATATGTCAAATACTCTCTTTAATGTTATAAGGTAGACCTTCCAACAAGATTTCTCTAGGAATTTTATCCTTATATTTCTTTAAAAATTCTACATCTTCACTTTCTCTTCTTAACTTATCTGGTAACATCCTCGGTATTTCGTCAATAACTGGATACCATCTCTTACATTGAGGACAGTAAAGAATCCCATCAACGATCTCTTTCTTGAAACACTCCTCACAAGGAAGTTCTTCCTTAGCATCCTTAACGTTAACTTTCTTATATGCACAATATATTTCGCACAAGGGCTTTTTCTCATCTCCTAAATTTCTCTCAACTTGTTTCTCAGAAAAAACGTAGTACGTAAGAGGAAAATGTTTACAAATAGGACAAGCTAAAAGGTCTAACAGCCTATACTTCATCCGCTTTCAACTATACTCTTTAACTCTTGAGCTAAATTATTTGCTTTTTCCTCATCTTTAGCCTCTACTAGAATCCTTATTATAGGCTCTGTACCGCTCTTCCTTACTAAGAACCAGTAATCGTTTGTTATCACCTTAACACCGTCAATAGTCAACACCTTTCCTTTTCCATGGTATATTGAGATTAACTTAGAATAGAGGGCGTTAACATCATATCCAGGCTTTAACTCCACTTTAGTCTTTACTAAGTAGTACTTAGGCAATCTATCAAAGAGTTCGGCTGAACTAACGTTCTCCTCAGCCATCAGCTCTAGCATTAACGCGAAACTCATAGCACCGTCTCTAACGTACTGATGAGGAGGATACATAAAGCCGCCGTTCTCCTCAAATCCGGCTAAAGCCTTCTCATCCTGGACTCTATGTGCAATATCTACACTACCTACCTTAGTCCATATTACTTCAATCCCGAACTTAGATAGATATTCCTCAACAAGACTGGAACTAGAAACAGCTGTAACTACCTTATTACTGGCTCTAGGATTCTTAACGTGAGCCCAATACGAGAGTAGAGCCGCGCTCCTATCTCCCCACTGTATCCTACCTTCTGAGTCAATAAATATAGCCCTATCAGCATCACCGTCATGAGTTACGGTTAAGTCTGTCTTCAACGTTTTAGCTACGTTTGCCGTCTCCTTTAATGAATCAAATGTAGGCTCAGGTTGTCTAGCCGGAAACAACGGGTCAATATTACCGTTCAGAGTGTATATTTTACAGCCTAATCCTCTGGCAACTAAAGGAGTAGAAAGTCCTCCTACACTGTTAGCAGAGTCGATGAGAACCGTGTAGTGCTTTTTAGCTACTTTTTCTGTATCAACATGGCTAAGGACTCCCTTTACGTAAATATCTATGACTCTATCCTCTCTCTTAACCTCGTTAGTTAAAGCACTCCATTCTTGCGTGTTGAACCTCTCACTGAAGTATATTTCTTCTATTTCATTCTCCTTCTCTCTTCTTACTTCAATACCATCACGATCTATAACCTTTATTCCATTATAGGGAGCCGGATTATGGCTCGCAGTTATTATTACTCCACCGTCGTATCCTAAGGTCTTAACAGCGTATTGTAGTGCAGGAGTTGCTGCCATTCCACCATCATAAACTTGGACACCTACACTAAGTAACCCAGCTTCCACAACCCTCATTAACATGTCTCCGCCAGCTCTTGCATCCCTTCCTATGAGAATTTTGCTTCCCTTACCAAAATAAGTACCTATAGCCTTAGCTAATCTAAGCGCTAATTCAGGTGTTAGCTCCTTGTTAACTATTCCTCTGACTCCATCAGTACCAAATAACTTACCCATAGTAAAAGTTTCCCTTAATTTTATTTTAATTTTGTCATAACAACTTGAGCCGATAAGATGTAAAGAATGTGAATAAATTTCTAAGCAAAGCTGTCAGGTAGGACATGAACCAGTTGGATATGCCATATTTATTACGTTTTGAATCATATCCGAGGCTTGAATTATCTGAGGGAAGCTATCAAGATTCTGACAGATGTACTGAGGTGAATAACCTTCTAAAGTAGTAGGATTTATTATAGGAGTGTCTACGATGTAAGTCCCATTAGGACCTGATATCAAGATAGCGAAATTTAGGTGAGGGGGTTTACATATAATGCTGCTGGCTTACTGTAATTGCTTACTGTAACGTTGACTTCGTAGTGTATTATAATACTTGCTACTTGAGTCGCATTAGGAACTCCCATAGCTTCCAGCTCTTCTGTCAGTATTTGCTCTCCTTCAGGTATTAAATCGTTGGTAGGAATTGGAGTGCCATTATATGAAGCATTAAGATACTCGTTATAAACATAAGCTACGTAAAACTCTAACTCTCCTTGTGGCTTAAATCCAGTGAATATCAGACCGGGTATATTAGCAGGAGAATGATCGGGATCTGAATAATGAAATTCGAACGATACATTACCATATAACATTATATATCGCCCACGATGCAGCAGCTCCTACCGGGCAACCATACCAAGATTGTACAACAACAATTACCTTACCTGGTGGTGCATAGTCCTGATCATTAACCTTCACGAACGTTCCTGCGGGGATAGTATTTTGTAAGAGAGACAACTTTGACGCTAGAGTTAATGAAGAAGATATATTGTTACTGAAGTGCGATAATACAAGAACTCCACCTATTATTATTACCAAAACTAATAATCCAGTTAATATTTTTTATTCATCGATACTATCAATGAATATGGTTTTATAAATGTTACTATAAATTAATTTTATAATGAAATTATATTGAAGAACAGTTTCAACTCAAATACTTATTGACCCTGTTTGGAGAGTGTATTAGTTGTGGAAATAGTAGATATTAACGTACATCTAGGGCTTAAACTCTATCCCACCAGTGCAGAATATCCTTTACGTAACTTTGTCTTAAATCCTGCATATAAATACGGTTGTGAGTGTTGCGTAGATGGGTTCTATCAACAGTATATGAAATATCCTAACAAACCTAGGCTGGGAATTTATAACGTACGGTGCAGAATTCCTCCTCAAGTCGAGATTTATAGACAGATCGAGAGAGGGACTTTAGGCTTAATACTTAACCCTATAAACCACTCCTTTAGCTTAAAAGATGAAAGAGTCCTTGAAGTAATCAAGATTGTGGAAAAGGAAGACCTACCCCTTCTCGTATATACGGGTAGGGGTTACGGCAATCCCTGTCACTTAAAACCATATTTGTCACGAGTACCTTATCTTATTCTCATACATTCTGGATATCCTAATTACATCAAAGAAGCTATGGAACTAGCAAAAGAAGAAAAAGTGTTTTTCGAAATTTCTACGGTACCTCCTGAGATAAGTATCGTTTTTAAAGGCAAAAGAATTTACGGCAGTAACTACCCTTATACACCTATTGACTTAAAGACAATTGGATTTACATAGGCTGGACGAGAAGGAAAAGAGTCTATATGCCAAGAAAATTTTCAAGATCTAATTAGACTACTCGTGATTAAAAGCCAACCTCTCACCTTATCTGATACAATTTATGTCTTATCTCTTTAAGCTGCCACTATAGTAGAAAAAATACATTACTTTAACAGAATCTAAACATATATACTACTCTCTAGAATGTTATATATATGGGAATTCCGTTCTTCGGACAACAACCATCATTTGGTTCTGCACTTTGTGGGGCTGAATCCTTTTTCATAACAATAGAAGTCTTTCTATATTCATTTATCAATTAATTTCGTGAAGAGGATGATGAGAACTAAGGAGGTTTACCAACCCGATGGGGGCAATGCCCCAAGGGTTAGAGAGATAAGCGGAGATGTGAGCCCAGTGCCGTTGGGCTCGAAGGAGACCCATGACCCACCTGGTAGGTGGTTGAGGGCTAAGTCCCTACACTTGATCATGAACATAAAATGATTGAAATGAGGGTGTAGGGGCAAACGGGTCTTAGGGATATCCCCCTAAAATGGGGCTCGGGCCGGGACTTGAACCCGGGACCTACGGGTCCACAGCCCGTCGCTCTAACCAGGCTGAGCTACCCGAGCCACTTTGTGTCCCAGCCAATTAGAGTTTAACGAGTTGTAGAATTTAAACTTAAAGCTGAATAACATTCCATAAACTACGTTATGACAAGGAGAACAATTTTCCAACGTTATATAGAATGAATCTAAAAAGACTCAATTATTTCTACCCTTTCTTTTCATATATTCCTCTTTTATCTTGTCTAATAAAATTCTTGCTATTACGCTCTTGTAATCCTTACCTAACTTCTCGATCTTGTCGTTACTGATAATGATGACTTCATTGAACTCAGACGAGAAAGCTATATCTTTTCTACTAGCGTTATTCGCAACGATCATATCGAATTTATGCCTTTCTTTCTTTAACTTAGCTTTCTCTATTAATTCTTCGTCATCCTTAGCAGTTTCTGCCGCAAAACCCACTAAGAACACATCGTATTTCCTAATCGTTGAAGAGATCTTAGGAGTTTTTTCCAATTTTATCTCCGGAACTACAGTATGACTGTCAATCTTGCTTTCTGCAGTGCTCACCGGTCTGAAGTCCGCAGGGGCACCTGCTAGGATTACTATATCGTAACCCTCCTTGACTAATTTTTCCACTTCCTCTGCCATCTCCGACGTTGTAGTTACTGGTATAGTCCTAACATACGGTTTATGATGCGTAGACAAAGGCCCGTGGACTAATACTACGTCAGCTCCCCTGAAGTAAGCCTCGTTAGCTATATCAACTCCCATAGTCCCGCTACTGGGGTTTGAGATAAATCTCACCGGGTCAAAGAACTCTCTGGTCGGTCCAGCGGTAACTACAATTCTAAAACTTGTCAAGTCTTTACCCCTAAGCATATAAGTGACTATATACTGAGTTAGATATTCTACTT
It encodes the following:
- a CDS encoding ArsR/SmtB family transcription factor, translating into MELIISEPEEIVKISKTLSVMARINILKLTSEKPLDITELSEILHMSKGNISNHVAELENAGLVEVKYENGVKGIRKIVKPKYQKITIILLDASTSLEKTNENG
- a CDS encoding CTP synthase → MTKFIIVTGGVLSSVGKGTVSASIGLLLKARGYNVTLVKVDPYLNVDAGTMNPYMHGEVFVTDDGAETDLDLGHYERFVGINMSKYNNITAGKVYFEVIRKEREGKYLGQTVQIIPHVTDEIKSMIRKAAEKANAEVAIVEIGGTVGDIESLPFLEAVRQLKIEEAEHNVVFVHVALVEYLRATEELKTKPLQHSVQELRRIGIQPDIIVARSVVPLDEETRKKIALFTNVRPENIFSNYDVSMTYEVPLILENQGVPSRILEKLQLKDSQPNLEDWKKFISDLKEGKREVTIALVGKYTKLKDSYISIKEAIYHAAAKLKLKPVLLWIESTDLESYPQELEKLKKVNGIIVLPGFGARGVEGKISAIRVARENNIPFLGICYGMQLAVVEFARNIMGLKGAHTTEVDPKTPYPVITLLDEQKKVVQVGGTMRLGLQKVIIKEGSLANKIYGSTVAYERHRHRYEVNPEYVDELQKNGMVISGISENGLVEMIELKDHKFFVGLQGHPEYRSRPLAPSPVFVSFLKASAGIE
- a CDS encoding orotidine 5'-phosphate decarboxylase / HUMPS family protein gives rise to the protein MELLEKLKNSRFLQVALDFLKIDDALKVALDAIKGGTDILECGTPLLKAEGITALKKLNEIGKGKIVLADTKTADAGDVEAEIARLGGAKIMTVLGIMDDATIESAVKKAHEYGILVQADLINVKNVRDRAQELKKLGVDIIGLHVGLDVQKKRGISVSDLKKEIKEVSELGVVVSVAGGLNKDRIQELLDLPINIFVVGAAITRASNPYNVTLDIVKIIRQK
- a CDS encoding DUF2153 domain-containing protein; protein product: MENGYLSNLDEWIKMQKNLLNTVKEMEKKYESGDIDRLDLILATRVAFQHIMRTIKAFDQWLQDPQIIRHMPKEMLEDVMKTTWKLLETLLELDIRHTSEFRDLVIKLSKEGKLDPLIWNRPLSDENQQQTGRRGSFMTM
- a CDS encoding Trm112 family protein, whose product is MKYRLLDLLACPICKHFPLTYYVFSEKQVERNLGDEKKPLCEIYCAYKKVNVKDAKEELPCEECFKKEIVDGILYCPQCKRWYPVIDEIPRMLPDKLRRESEDVEFLKKYKDKIPREILLEGLPYNIKESI
- the glmM gene encoding phosphoglucosamine mutase, translated to MGKLFGTDGVRGIVNKELTPELALRLAKAIGTYFGKGSKILIGRDARAGGDMLMRVVEAGLLSVGVQVYDGGMAATPALQYAVKTLGYDGGVIITASHNPAPYNGIKVIDRDGIEVRREKENEIEEIYFSERFNTQEWSALTNEVKREDRVIDIYVKGVLSHVDTEKVAKKHYTVLIDSANSVGGLSTPLVARGLGCKIYTLNGNIDPLFPARQPEPTFDSLKETANVAKTLKTDLTVTHDGDADRAIFIDSEGRIQWGDRSAALLSYWAHVKNPRASNKVVTAVSSSSLVEEYLSKFGIEVIWTKVGSVDIAHRVQDEKALAGFEENGGFMYPPHQYVRDGAMSFALMLELMAEENVSSAELFDRLPKYYLVKTKVELKPGYDVNALYSKLISIYHGKGKVLTIDGVKVITNDYWFLVRKSGTEPIIRILVEAKDEEKANNLAQELKSIVESG
- a CDS encoding amidohydrolase family protein — protein: MEIVDINVHLGLKLYPTSAEYPLRNFVLNPAYKYGCECCVDGFYQQYMKYPNKPRLGIYNVRCRIPPQVEIYRQIERGTLGLILNPINHSFSLKDERVLEVIKIVEKEDLPLLVYTGRGYGNPCHLKPYLSRVPYLILIHSGYPNYIKEAMELAKEEKVFFEISTVPPEISIVFKGKRIYGSNYPYTPIDLKTIGFT
- the coaBC gene encoding bifunctional phosphopantothenoylcysteine decarboxylase/phosphopantothenate--cysteine ligase CoaBC, with amino-acid sequence MVHPSKKIIGEISEELKGKKLLLGVTGSVSIYKSLDLARSLMRRGAEVKVIMSEDASKLISPTMFHWATGNDVITQIGGELEHVELAEDFDAFIIAPATANTISKIANGIVDTSVTLTALNFIGMKKKVVIVPAMHLPMYHSPQLRDNLEKLKSFGVEVIEPMIIKDLAHYPEVEYLTQYIVTYMLRGKDLTSFRIVVTAGPTREFFDPVRFISNPSSGTMGVDIANEAYFRGADVVLVHGPLSTHHKPYVRTIPVTTTSEMAEEVEKLVKEGYDIVILAGAPADFRPVSTAESKIDSHTVVPEIKLEKTPKISSTIRKYDVFLVGFAAETAKDDEELIEKAKLKKERHKFDMIVANNASRKDIAFSSEFNEVIIISNDKIEKLGKDYKSVIARILLDKIKEEYMKRKGRNN